Proteins co-encoded in one Deltaproteobacteria bacterium genomic window:
- a CDS encoding membrane dipeptidase encodes MTIRRYPPILDGHNDSLIKLYLSGYKGHKAFLNGGGKNHLDLPRIKHGGFGGGFFAVFVPSDDEPPEHPGANLNDNGISYDIPLTKPVNPARALEMTIIEMAALFRLADESNGKIKLNALYVFAEAGLRSVGITWSRSNAFGFGVPFKFPQSPDTGPGLTDIGVRLVKACNSLGIIVDLAHINEQGFWDTARITQAPLVVTHTGVHAICPSSRNLTDKQLDAVGESGGVVGINFHVGFLRADGRLNPDTPIHEIVRHICYVADKIGIDHVAFGSDFDGATIPKDLKDVAGLPKLMSALEKAGFDDEALVKISHENWIRIFKQTWKDQNCQ; translated from the coding sequence ATGACTATCAGGAGATACCCCCCGATACTCGACGGACACAATGATTCCCTCATAAAACTATATCTCTCCGGGTACAAAGGTCACAAAGCATTTCTCAATGGAGGCGGCAAGAACCATCTTGATCTCCCGCGGATAAAGCATGGGGGGTTCGGAGGCGGCTTTTTCGCGGTGTTCGTTCCATCGGATGATGAGCCTCCGGAACATCCCGGCGCGAATCTCAATGACAATGGGATTTCCTACGATATCCCTCTTACAAAGCCGGTCAACCCTGCCCGGGCCCTGGAGATGACTATCATTGAAATGGCGGCCCTCTTCCGATTGGCGGACGAGTCAAATGGGAAAATCAAATTAAATGCCCTTTACGTCTTTGCCGAGGCAGGTCTCCGTTCAGTCGGCATAACCTGGAGCCGTTCAAACGCCTTCGGTTTCGGTGTTCCCTTCAAATTTCCCCAATCACCGGATACAGGTCCGGGTTTGACCGATATAGGTGTCCGTCTCGTGAAGGCCTGTAATAGTCTTGGAATCATTGTGGACCTGGCGCACATAAACGAGCAGGGATTTTGGGACACCGCACGGATCACTCAGGCCCCTCTTGTGGTGACACATACCGGCGTCCATGCCATCTGTCCCTCCTCGCGAAATCTTACCGACAAACAACTGGATGCCGTGGGTGAATCCGGAGGAGTCGTTGGAATAAACTTCCATGTCGGCTTCCTGCGAGCTGATGGAAGGCTGAATCCCGATACCCCGATCCATGAAATTGTCCGCCACATTTGCTATGTCGCAGACAAGATCGGCATCGATCATGTGGCCTTTGGATCAGATTTTGACGGCGCCACCATTCCCAAAGATCTAAAAGATGTCGCCGGGCTGCCAAAACTTATGTCAGCCTTGGAAAAGGCAGGATTCGATGATGAAGCTCTAGTAAAAATTTCTCACGAAAATTGGA
- a CDS encoding FadR family transcriptional regulator codes for MSKKLPFKQVKRAHLYEEVANQIKMAIFDGVLEPGDSLPSERELAEMFGVGRPTIREALRILHLMGLIEINRGIRGSTVREIKLTQYLETLREHLSYLINVDDQSIQNLWEVRKYVELGIAHSAARNATEEDFEELERLIKEMEACGTDTHAYFPFATEFHKKIALASGNSIFYIIWSMFHDILLKGYMPHLDDLFPNGPQGLLRSNRILLAAIKSGDPSEIERAIQIHAEEERLFPTDKFIKNGRDRMGKV; via the coding sequence ATGTCAAAAAAACTCCCTTTTAAACAAGTTAAGAGGGCACATCTTTATGAGGAAGTCGCCAACCAGATTAAGATGGCCATCTTTGACGGTGTTTTGGAACCTGGAGACAGTCTGCCTTCAGAGCGCGAACTGGCGGAAATGTTCGGCGTCGGCCGTCCGACAATAAGAGAAGCGCTTAGGATTCTTCATCTTATGGGTCTTATCGAAATCAATCGCGGTATTCGCGGCTCAACAGTCCGGGAGATAAAGCTGACACAATATCTCGAGACCCTCCGCGAGCATTTATCCTACCTGATTAATGTGGATGATCAATCCATTCAAAATCTCTGGGAAGTGAGAAAATATGTTGAACTGGGCATTGCTCATTCGGCAGCCCGCAACGCAACTGAAGAGGATTTCGAGGAACTGGAACGATTAATCAAGGAAATGGAGGCATGCGGTACAGACACACATGCCTATTTCCCTTTTGCCACCGAATTCCACAAGAAAATTGCCTTGGCTTCAGGTAACAGCATCTTTTATATTATTTGGAGCATGTTTCACGACATCCTGCTTAAGGGTTATATGCCCCATCTGGATGATCTCTTTCCCAACGGACCTCAGGGCCTATTGAGGTCCAACCGCATCCTCCTTGCGGCTATCAAGTCCGGTGACCCTTCTGAAATCGAAAGAGCCATTCAGATTCACGCCGAAGAGGAGCGCCTTTTCCCGACCGATAAATTTATTAAAAACGGACGGGACCGCATGGGGAAAGTGTAG